The following are encoded in a window of Ignavibacteriales bacterium genomic DNA:
- a CDS encoding NAD-binding protein, whose product MTSHGGRLKFTPQRPLHMLQRMTSRRNAMLLLRLFIAFIIILVLYSIAFQYLMNLEGRRYSYISGLYWIVSTMCTVGLGDITFLTDFGRLFTVLVISTGIFFLLVLLPFTIIQLFQSSARVPRELPENTRGHVVLVEYGALTSALIERLERYNQNYAVLVSDIEEAMQLRDQGIKTVAGELDDPSTFKEMRIEKAAFIVATGSDTTNTSIVFTIRQVSNTIPVISMASGEPAVKILEQAGCTHVLALDEMMGQSLARRIIAGDAMAHVIGQVDDLVIAEAAAAGTPLVGKTLQQAHATHIVDASIIGVWEGGVFVLPQETMTITKKSILVLAGTQNHIDRYNELFCIYNINSAPIIIIGGGSVGSALGRSMKERELDFRIIEKSKEVVLNDKQYIQGDATDVQVLKQAGFFDAPAVAITSHSDPINIYLTTYCRYLRKDIQIISRATLDRSVHTLHTAGCDFVVSHASLGANNIFNLSKRGNILMIAEGVDVFRVKTPRALMGKTINDASIQEECGCSIIGISAHGSMKINPFVETLLPADGEIILIGSVESEEKFFRRYKPKE is encoded by the coding sequence ATGACATCCCACGGTGGGCGATTAAAATTTACCCCGCAACGACCATTGCACATGTTGCAGCGCATGACGAGCAGGCGTAACGCCATGCTGCTCCTGCGGCTGTTTATCGCGTTTATCATTATTCTTGTTTTATATTCGATCGCATTTCAATATCTGATGAATTTAGAAGGGCGGAGATACAGTTACATATCGGGATTGTATTGGATCGTTTCAACCATGTGCACAGTAGGATTAGGTGATATTACTTTCTTAACCGATTTTGGAAGGCTTTTTACCGTTCTCGTCATCAGCACAGGTATTTTCTTTCTACTTGTGTTGCTGCCGTTTACCATTATTCAACTCTTTCAATCATCAGCACGTGTTCCACGCGAATTGCCGGAAAACACACGCGGACATGTTGTACTGGTGGAATATGGTGCTTTGACAAGCGCTCTCATTGAACGGCTTGAGCGGTATAATCAAAACTATGCCGTACTGGTGTCCGATATTGAAGAGGCGATGCAATTGCGGGATCAAGGAATCAAAACCGTTGCGGGTGAGCTTGACGATCCAAGCACGTTCAAGGAAATGCGTATTGAAAAAGCAGCATTTATTGTAGCAACCGGCTCCGATACTACCAATACATCGATCGTCTTCACGATTCGACAGGTATCCAATACTATTCCGGTTATTTCCATGGCGAGTGGAGAACCGGCGGTGAAAATTTTAGAGCAGGCCGGCTGCACGCATGTTTTGGCTCTCGATGAAATGATGGGTCAATCACTTGCGCGAAGAATAATTGCCGGTGATGCTATGGCGCACGTTATTGGACAGGTTGATGATTTGGTGATCGCGGAAGCGGCAGCCGCTGGCACGCCCTTGGTCGGTAAAACTCTTCAGCAAGCACATGCAACTCACATTGTTGATGCGTCGATCATCGGCGTCTGGGAAGGCGGAGTTTTCGTTCTGCCCCAAGAAACCATGACCATTACTAAAAAAAGTATTCTTGTGCTTGCCGGGACACAAAATCATATTGACAGATACAACGAGTTATTCTGCATCTACAATATTAATAGTGCGCCCATAATCATTATTGGCGGAGGAAGCGTCGGGAGTGCATTAGGACGTTCGATGAAAGAGCGGGAACTTGATTTTCGGATTATTGAGAAATCAAAGGAAGTTGTTCTCAACGATAAACAGTATATCCAAGGAGATGCAACGGACGTTCAGGTGTTAAAACAAGCAGGTTTTTTTGATGCGCCTGCAGTTGCAATTACCAGTCACAGTGATCCGATCAATATTTATTTAACCACCTACTGCCGGTATCTCAGGAAAGATATTCAAATCATCAGCCGTGCAACATTGGATCGGAGCGTACATACATTACATACCGCGGGCTGTGATTTTGTGGTCTCTCATGCATCGCTGGGTGCAAATAATATTTTCAACTTATCGAAGCGAGGAAATATTCTCATGATCGCAGAGGGTGTCGATGTATTCCGTGTGAAAACACCCAGAGCATTAATGGGCAAGACGATCAACGATGCATCCATTCAGGAAGAATGCGGCTGCAGCATTATCGGAATCAGTGCTCATGGATCGATGAAGATCAATCCGTTTGTTGAGACGCTCCTTCCTGCCGACGGAGAAATTATTCTGATTGGCAGCGTTGAATCGGAAGAAAAGTTTTTCCGCCGGTACAAACCGAAAGAATGA
- a CDS encoding CIA30 family protein, whose translation MINTHNILRQQKNGESLNIEPFPLRIFRLSFLGILIVFAFLAAYICVYKDSPEYYEPVNFTSLPSGTLFDKPLISPFGFPLISPYGFGSDTLAVTITGENWKFEKHLHFQINTGPQDWAGVTFSINHELLSESFLSIRWRGRGDNYRILVDITDGSLHDSAGALGENWYAYFDAPPNEWTTVSIPLTEFQLNPVQNPKAIKNGKFDLDKVQGISFTFYPGLRSTLDIQEIRFVTKSNKWSMTGFFIIVLLWGFLLWRRTISNRLLTAREWDIRNSKLLVRIIYLFYVLSIIIALWLQLPYFFSLTSLSIQGLLFLLILIDEIRPNTVSTNIIWQLRYLIVLIAGWYLNFTYEISQLIPLLCLAFLPAIQSHSRRLYLSLPAVALLAIIAHQGGNWSYTLLLGTIIIGILTIALIFLQEILERSKAHREAQYALSLYAEVLENTSDAVYIVNSDGTVERINSGFESLTGYRSHEVVGRALTDFVLQEDAQLVLSTFQSDFQREPRRYDLRFVNRQGEIRYAIVRETPLFRNDLFKGHQAVATDITDRKRVEAELFNSRQMLQTVLNTIPQRVFWKDRDSIFVGCNKSMALDSGYSDPDQLIGKTDYETASAKTADLYRADDQQVIKTGQPKLNYEEPQIKSDGSQRWLRTSKVPLRDKNDRVIGVLGTYEDITEHKQAEESLKRERNMFRVLIDNLPDAIYVKDIECRKTIANVADVRIMGKQSEAEVLGKTDFDIYAAEIAAGFYADDLSVIQSGKSVLNKEEFFFNKDGKKNWLLTFKLPMRDEQDRIIGLVGIGREITEQKRTMEALTLLSHTVKSIGESISITDLKNNIIFVNEAFLRTYGYTEQELIGKSIGIVSCDPVTHEQMVLSETIKGGWQGELLNRKKDGTLFSISLSSSVVYDDKNQPIALVGVATDITERKRTEEALYESEERFRIIAEQTGRLVYDCRLETDITIWAGAIQEVTGLTSGEFQTTTIIDWQSNIHPEDLDYVVSYLDEAKKTVSHYRIEYRYRRADGEYIYIEDHGVYLSNESGKTYRVLGAIANITERKRAEIALRESMEKFRMIFENASDGINIIEENPDESKRKLIECNNRFAEITGRSREELLRMGTIYSLMKNVSHEYEHKDIQLIGLGVPFHGSGSWIRPDGKYNIIEYTGVQIEMQGKICTIGIDRDVTQRKQAEEALRESEEKLRNIVEHSTNLFYSRNTDQVFTYLSPQAKDIFDCEPDEALVRFTDFMTDNPINKLGCELAEKAIQNCARQEAYELELMSRKGRRVWVEIQEAPVVKDGKTISIVGAATDITERRWAEMALQVSEKKYRDIVTWAPIGIFQTTHSGKLLTANKGIVEMLGYENMSELIGCDMGKKVYYDEKDRERLIARHDTSGENISLNSETRWKRKNGSLIWVLMTVHDVRDKSSEILYYEGFVFDITERKHAEESLRESEERFRLLVENSTDIVTEINAEDKYLYVSPNVKSILDFEPLDLVGTDILSRVYGKDKSAIGEFLSKLGGSATYRYRDRSGGWHWFESSGRVYYTSSGEQRMVMVSRDITQRRKAEQQLEVSRKQLQHFTEHLEYVLEEERKRISRELHDELGQLLTILKFDLSWLKLEGSHNDANIIARIDAMMESVNEALASVKRISKEIRPPQLEALGLIGAIQWDIDQVEKKTGLKSIVTVEPAEVEIKGQVSTVLYRVFREALTNVLRHADATHVFIRLSQRLDSIFLIIRDNGRGITKKELKGTKSLGLVGIRERLRMVGGTFTIEGKTGSGTILSVEVPLKKKKGDSKS comes from the coding sequence ATGATAAATACGCATAATATCTTGAGACAACAGAAAAATGGCGAATCCTTAAATATAGAACCCTTCCCATTAAGGATATTTCGACTTTCCTTTTTAGGAATCCTCATCGTTTTTGCTTTTCTTGCAGCTTATATCTGTGTGTATAAAGATTCCCCTGAGTATTATGAGCCTGTGAATTTTACTTCACTTCCTTCCGGCACTTTATTCGATAAACCGCTGATCAGCCCTTTTGGATTCCCGTTGATAAGCCCTTATGGATTCGGAAGCGATACTCTCGCTGTGACAATTACCGGCGAGAATTGGAAATTTGAAAAACATTTACATTTCCAAATCAATACAGGCCCGCAAGATTGGGCAGGTGTGACTTTCAGCATAAACCATGAACTTCTTTCTGAATCATTCTTAAGTATACGCTGGCGCGGTCGTGGCGATAACTATCGCATACTTGTGGATATCACAGACGGAAGCCTTCATGATAGTGCGGGTGCACTTGGAGAAAATTGGTATGCGTATTTCGATGCCCCGCCGAATGAATGGACTACTGTCTCCATTCCGTTGACAGAGTTTCAGCTTAACCCTGTTCAAAATCCGAAAGCGATTAAGAATGGTAAATTCGATTTAGATAAAGTTCAGGGCATAAGTTTCACTTTCTATCCCGGATTACGATCTACATTAGATATCCAAGAAATACGGTTTGTGACGAAATCAAATAAATGGTCCATGACTGGATTCTTCATAATCGTATTGCTGTGGGGATTCTTACTATGGCGCAGAACAATATCGAATAGATTACTCACAGCAAGAGAATGGGATATTCGAAACAGTAAATTACTTGTTCGAATAATATATCTCTTCTATGTCCTTTCTATTATCATAGCTCTCTGGTTGCAACTCCCTTATTTCTTTTCTCTCACATCACTCTCTATTCAGGGTCTTCTATTTCTTCTCATCCTCATAGATGAAATCCGGCCAAACACTGTGTCGACAAACATCATTTGGCAATTACGCTATTTGATTGTCTTGATAGCCGGGTGGTATCTAAATTTTACATATGAGATAAGTCAACTTATACCACTTTTGTGCCTTGCTTTTCTTCCTGCAATTCAATCCCATTCTCGCCGTTTATACTTAAGCTTACCCGCTGTCGCTTTATTAGCAATTATCGCTCACCAAGGTGGCAATTGGAGTTATACACTTCTGCTTGGGACTATCATTATAGGCATTTTAACGATTGCTCTAATTTTTTTACAAGAGATATTAGAACGAAGCAAGGCACATAGGGAAGCTCAATATGCACTTTCTCTCTACGCTGAAGTTCTTGAAAACACATCGGATGCAGTCTATATTGTCAATAGCGATGGAACCGTTGAACGCATAAATAGCGGATTTGAGTCTTTAACAGGATACAGAAGCCATGAAGTAGTTGGACGAGCGCTCACCGATTTTGTCCTTCAGGAAGATGCACAACTTGTGCTTTCCACGTTTCAATCAGATTTCCAGCGTGAGCCACGGCGGTATGATCTTCGATTTGTAAATAGACAGGGAGAAATACGTTATGCGATTGTACGTGAAACGCCATTGTTTCGAAATGATCTTTTTAAAGGACATCAAGCAGTAGCAACAGATATTACGGATAGAAAACGAGTAGAAGCAGAATTATTCAATTCTCGACAAATGCTTCAAACTGTACTGAATACGATTCCTCAACGGGTCTTCTGGAAAGATAGAGATTCGATTTTTGTTGGTTGTAACAAATCCATGGCATTGGATAGCGGGTACTCTGATCCCGATCAACTTATTGGCAAAACCGATTACGAAACAGCGTCGGCAAAAACTGCAGATCTCTATCGTGCCGATGATCAGCAAGTGATTAAGACTGGCCAGCCGAAACTCAACTACGAGGAGCCTCAAATCAAATCAGATGGCAGTCAGAGATGGTTGAGAACCAGCAAGGTACCACTGCGTGACAAAAACGATAGAGTAATAGGAGTGCTTGGAACGTATGAAGATATTACCGAGCATAAACAAGCAGAGGAATCCCTCAAACGTGAACGTAATATGTTTCGAGTATTGATTGATAACCTACCGGATGCCATTTATGTTAAAGACATAGAATGCCGCAAGACGATTGCTAACGTCGCAGATGTTCGTATTATGGGTAAACAATCTGAAGCAGAGGTTTTAGGCAAAACAGATTTTGATATATACGCGGCAGAGATTGCAGCGGGTTTTTACGCTGACGACCTCTCTGTTATCCAATCCGGAAAATCTGTGCTTAATAAAGAGGAATTTTTCTTTAACAAAGACGGCAAGAAGAATTGGTTGCTCACTTTTAAGCTACCGATGAGAGATGAACAAGATCGAATTATTGGGCTTGTGGGTATAGGTAGAGAAATTACAGAACAAAAACGTACGATGGAAGCGCTCACCTTACTCAGTCATACAGTGAAAAGTATCGGTGAATCAATCAGTATTACTGATCTTAAAAATAATATAATTTTCGTCAACGAAGCTTTTTTAAGAACATACGGTTATACTGAACAAGAACTTATTGGGAAGTCCATCGGCATTGTCTCTTGTGATCCAGTGACCCATGAACAGATGGTACTTTCTGAAACAATTAAAGGCGGCTGGCAGGGAGAACTGCTTAACAGGAAAAAAGATGGCACATTGTTTTCGATATCTCTATCTTCATCGGTCGTTTATGATGATAAAAATCAACCTATTGCACTCGTGGGTGTTGCTACAGACATCACCGAGCGCAAGCGGACGGAAGAGGCGCTCTATGAAAGCGAAGAACGATTTAGGATCATCGCGGAACAAACAGGTCGATTAGTCTATGACTGTCGTTTGGAAACAGATATTACCATATGGGCGGGGGCTATTCAAGAAGTGACAGGATTAACCTCTGGTGAATTTCAAACTACAACAATTATCGATTGGCAAAGCAATATCCATCCAGAAGACCTTGATTACGTTGTGTCTTATCTAGATGAAGCTAAGAAAACAGTAAGTCACTATCGTATCGAGTATCGGTACCGCCGAGCCGATGGAGAATATATCTACATTGAAGATCATGGAGTATATTTAAGTAATGAGTCGGGGAAAACATATCGTGTGCTGGGAGCTATTGCGAATATCACAGAGCGTAAGCGCGCAGAAATAGCACTTCGAGAATCGATGGAAAAATTTCGCATGATATTTGAGAATGCATCCGATGGAATTAATATTATAGAAGAAAATCCTGACGAATCGAAACGAAAACTTATTGAATGCAATAATCGGTTTGCAGAGATAACTGGGCGAAGCCGTGAAGAGTTATTACGCATGGGGACAATATATTCACTGATGAAAAACGTAAGTCATGAGTATGAACATAAAGATATACAATTAATCGGCTTGGGTGTCCCATTTCATGGATCAGGCTCATGGATTAGACCTGATGGAAAGTATAATATTATTGAATATACAGGTGTGCAGATTGAAATGCAGGGTAAAATATGCACGATTGGCATTGATCGCGATGTTACACAGCGTAAGCAAGCTGAAGAAGCATTGCGAGAAAGCGAGGAAAAACTCCGTAACATCGTCGAACATAGTACGAACCTTTTCTATTCACGTAATACCGACCAAGTGTTCACATACCTCAGTCCTCAAGCCAAAGATATTTTTGATTGTGAACCAGATGAAGCTTTGGTCCGTTTTACAGATTTCATGACGGACAATCCGATCAATAAACTTGGTTGTGAGCTTGCAGAGAAAGCAATTCAGAATTGCGCACGGCAGGAAGCTTATGAACTCGAACTGATGAGCAGGAAAGGGCGCCGCGTCTGGGTGGAAATTCAGGAAGCACCTGTAGTTAAGGATGGAAAGACAATTTCTATCGTAGGAGCTGCAACAGATATCACCGAGCGCAGATGGGCAGAGATGGCGCTTCAAGTGAGCGAGAAGAAATATCGGGATATCGTCACTTGGGCTCCCATCGGAATATTTCAAACCACACATTCAGGAAAATTGCTTACCGCTAATAAGGGCATCGTTGAAATGCTTGGGTATGAAAATATGAGCGAGTTAATTGGATGTGATATGGGAAAAAAAGTCTATTATGATGAAAAAGATAGAGAACGGTTAATTGCCCGACATGACACGAGCGGAGAAAATATTTCATTGAATTCTGAAACTCGATGGAAGAGAAAAAACGGTTCGCTTATCTGGGTCTTAATGACTGTCCACGATGTTCGCGATAAATCATCCGAAATTCTCTATTATGAAGGATTTGTCTTTGATATTACTGAACGTAAACATGCAGAAGAATCACTGCGCGAAAGCGAAGAACGCTTCCGTTTGCTTGTTGAGAATTCGACGGATATTGTAACAGAAATCAATGCTGAAGATAAATACCTGTATGTCAGTCCGAATGTTAAATCGATTCTCGACTTTGAACCGCTGGACCTGGTTGGTACTGATATCCTATCGAGAGTGTATGGAAAAGATAAATCTGCAATTGGAGAGTTCCTCAGCAAATTAGGCGGAAGTGCGACATATCGATACCGCGATCGATCAGGTGGCTGGCATTGGTTTGAGTCCTCAGGACGAGTCTATTATACATCCTCAGGTGAGCAGCGGATGGTCATGGTAAGTCGCGATATCACGCAGCGCCGGAAAGCCGAACAACAACTTGAAGTCTCCAGAAAGCAGCTGCAGCACTTTACAGAACACCTTGAGTATGTTCTTGAAGAAGAACGAAAACGAATCTCGCGTGAACTGCATGATGAACTCGGTCAATTGTTAACCATCTTGAAGTTTGATTTAAGTTGGCTTAAATTAGAGGGAAGCCACAACGATGCTAACATTATTGCGAGAATTGACGCGATGATGGAATCGGTAAATGAAGCGTTAGCATCAGTGAAACGAATCTCGAAAGAGATACGGCCACCGCAACTTGAAGCACTTGGTTTGATTGGTGCCATACAATGGGACATTGACCAGGTGGAAAAGAAGACGGGCCTTAAAAGTATTGTAACAGTTGAACCTGCAGAAGTGGAAATAAAAGGTCAGGTGAGTACAGTTCTGTATCGAGTTTTTCGCGAAGCCCTGACCAATGTTCTACGCCATGCAGATGCAACACATGTGTTTATAAGATTATCCCAGCGTCTGGATTCTATTTTCCTTATCATAAGAGATAACGGACGTGGTATTACAAAGAAAGAATTGAAAGGGACGAAATCATTGGGCCTTGTTGGCATTCGCGAACGGCTTCGGATGGTTGGAGGAACGTTTACCATCGAAGGCAAAACAGGAAGCGGTACAATACTGTCGGTGGAAGTTCCGCTTAAAAAAAAGAAGGGAGACAGTAAATCATGA
- a CDS encoding response regulator, translating into MEHTELVIAETSCETVEPQDHLCKAETTETGYNQVQDPKEADRQLLRKTIENLPQFDVQIGQQHPLKILLAEDSLVNLKITLWFLKKLGYHADVAFNGIEAIDALRRQSYDVILMDAEMPEMDGREATMAIRKNFPADHQPRIIAMTAHTSQGDLESFLSIGMDDYVTKPLELEEMVRALLASRPLSRTTVEVPAESNNEQRIFSKVA; encoded by the coding sequence ATGGAACATACAGAGTTGGTAATTGCAGAAACTTCTTGCGAAACAGTTGAACCACAAGACCATTTGTGCAAAGCAGAAACAACTGAAACCGGATACAACCAGGTACAAGACCCAAAGGAAGCAGACCGTCAGTTGCTGCGGAAAACAATTGAGAATCTTCCTCAATTTGATGTCCAAATTGGGCAACAGCATCCGCTGAAAATTTTACTTGCAGAAGATAGCCTTGTCAATCTGAAGATCACTCTGTGGTTTCTCAAGAAGCTTGGCTACCACGCAGACGTAGCATTCAATGGTATCGAAGCAATAGACGCACTCAGACGTCAATCGTACGACGTAATTTTGATGGACGCTGAAATGCCGGAAATGGATGGTCGGGAGGCAACAATGGCAATAAGGAAAAATTTTCCTGCCGATCATCAACCACGCATCATAGCGATGACAGCCCACACTTCCCAAGGCGATTTAGAAAGCTTTCTGTCAATTGGTATGGATGATTATGTCACCAAGCCGCTCGAACTTGAGGAAATGGTTCGCGCATTATTGGCATCCCGTCCTCTTTCGCGGACAACCGTGGAAGTTCCCGCAGAAAGTAATAATGAGCAAAGAATATTCAGCAAGGTTGCATAA
- a CDS encoding Gfo/Idh/MocA family oxidoreductase encodes MARKVRYGIIGFGAFAERTIAPAIQASSNSELVALQKRSLIAAKEQAQIFHIPHVFDSVEALVRHPDVDAVFIVSANSQHAPATITAAQCGKHVLVEKPMAINSTEVETMIEICKKNNVKLMVGHMVRFSPLVLRMKELIQSGLIGRVTFIKSEFIYDGRISHRQWLVDRNIAGGGPIFDIGVHCLDTTRFLLDDEVVSVKSQLDPAPSSVMTESTAQLALKFSRGTTAGIFCSYAAPIRRTYIEIIGEKGILSAKNFSWSNNRLSLKTVLGENDKIIEEHEESIVVPNLYEKEVTLFSESILHNTESPIPGEEGLKNQRVLDQAMKV; translated from the coding sequence ATGGCTCGAAAAGTTCGCTATGGTATCATCGGTTTCGGTGCATTTGCTGAGCGCACTATTGCACCTGCAATTCAAGCATCGTCAAACTCGGAATTAGTTGCGCTTCAGAAGCGCTCGCTTATTGCCGCAAAGGAACAAGCACAAATATTCCATATCCCGCATGTATTTGATTCAGTTGAAGCGTTAGTGAGACATCCGGATGTAGATGCGGTGTTCATCGTTTCTGCAAATTCGCAGCACGCTCCGGCGACAATAACCGCAGCTCAATGTGGCAAGCATGTTTTAGTAGAAAAGCCGATGGCGATAAATTCGACAGAAGTGGAAACAATGATTGAGATATGCAAGAAAAACAATGTAAAACTCATGGTCGGGCACATGGTGCGTTTCTCACCACTCGTTCTCCGGATGAAAGAATTGATTCAATCGGGGCTCATCGGCAGGGTCACGTTCATAAAATCGGAGTTTATTTATGACGGACGTATTTCCCATCGACAGTGGCTTGTCGATAGGAATATTGCAGGTGGAGGGCCAATTTTTGATATTGGCGTTCATTGTCTTGATACGACTCGCTTTTTGCTCGATGATGAAGTCGTTTCAGTGAAGAGTCAGCTTGATCCGGCTCCTTCTTCGGTCATGACTGAATCTACAGCGCAACTTGCACTCAAGTTCTCTCGCGGAACAACAGCCGGCATATTCTGTTCTTACGCAGCACCGATACGGCGCACCTATATCGAGATCATCGGAGAAAAAGGAATTCTCTCTGCGAAAAATTTTTCATGGAGCAACAATAGACTTTCATTGAAAACTGTGCTCGGCGAAAATGATAAAATAATTGAAGAGCACGAAGAAAGCATTGTTGTTCCAAATCTGTACGAAAAAGAAGTAACGCTTTTTTCCGAATCGATTCTTCATAACACTGAATCGCCGATACCCGGTGAAGAAGGATTAAAGAACCAGCGCGTATTAGACCAGGCAATGAAAGTGTAG
- a CDS encoding response regulator yields MAMTAQVNILIVEDSPTQTKLLRLILEENNYIVDSAPNGIKALECIRNKKPDLIITDIVMPEMDGFALCKTLKSDPDLRLIPVMLLTSLSNPQDVIKGLQAGADNFLTKPYENAFLISCIHYIFANQELRKNRLSGSEIEIMFAGQKYVINSDRMQIIDLLLSTYENAVQKNSELHKAHNDLIAVYLQLEQKNIELEKLNHNLQHALTEVKTLSGLLPICAHCKKIRDDHGYWNQIETYMAKRTDVEFTHGICPSCAAKFFPEAAEKL; encoded by the coding sequence ATGGCAATGACAGCACAGGTAAATATTCTTATTGTCGAAGATAGTCCGACACAAACAAAACTCCTTCGCCTTATACTCGAAGAAAATAATTACATCGTTGATTCTGCACCTAACGGCATCAAAGCATTAGAATGCATTCGTAACAAGAAGCCCGATCTCATCATCACCGACATTGTGATGCCGGAGATGGATGGGTTTGCACTGTGTAAAACATTAAAAAGTGATCCTGACTTGAGACTTATTCCGGTTATGCTGCTCACGTCGCTTTCCAATCCTCAAGATGTAATCAAAGGTCTTCAGGCAGGAGCCGATAACTTCCTGACGAAACCCTACGAGAATGCTTTTCTTATTTCATGTATTCATTATATATTCGCTAATCAGGAGCTGCGAAAAAACCGGCTTTCAGGTTCAGAGATTGAAATTATGTTTGCAGGCCAGAAATACGTCATCAACTCTGACAGAATGCAAATAATAGATCTTCTGCTTTCCACCTACGAAAATGCCGTTCAGAAGAATAGTGAACTTCATAAAGCTCATAACGACCTCATTGCAGTGTACCTTCAGCTTGAGCAAAAGAATATTGAACTCGAAAAGTTGAATCATAATTTACAACATGCCCTCACCGAAGTAAAAACTTTGAGCGGATTGCTTCCGATCTGTGCGCACTGTAAAAAAATCCGGGACGATCATGGGTACTGGAATCAAATCGAAACATACATGGCCAAAAGAACGGATGTTGAATTCACTCATGGTATCTGTCCGAGTTGTGCTGCCAAGTTTTTTCCCGAGGCTGCAGAAAAGTTATAG
- a CDS encoding hybrid sensor histidine kinase/response regulator — protein MTAQVHILIVEDSPTQTKLLRLILEENNYFVDSASNGAKALECIRRKKPNLVITDIVMPEMDGFTLCKAIKSDPDLRFIPVMLLTSLSDPEDVIKGLQAGADNFLTKPYEDTFLISCIQNIFANQELRKDLSSGSEIEIMFAGQKYFINSDRMQIIDLLLSTYENAVQKNNELHKAHNDLMEAHRQLEHKNIELEKVNQEKTHFLSVAAHDLRNPLTIIYTTADLITEELKEKTSEETIEFLEMIKQSSKFMRDLLEELLDVSVIDSGKLSIYLEPVDIMELIRNNVSLNRVIAGRKQITVEFNPMKDLPIFQLDRKKIEQVFNNLISNAIKYSYPQSRVTIDAKCENGNLVISVHDTGQGIPPAEMDKLFKPFPRLSVKTTSGESSTGLGLVIVRKIIEAHNGKVWAESQLQVGTTFNISIPMP, from the coding sequence ATGACAGCACAGGTACATATTCTTATCGTCGAAGATAGTCCGACGCAAACAAAACTCCTTCGTCTTATACTCGAAGAAAATAATTACTTCGTCGATTCTGCATCGAACGGTGCTAAAGCATTGGAATGCATTCGTCGCAAGAAGCCCAACCTTGTTATCACAGACATTGTCATGCCGGAAATGGATGGGTTTACACTCTGCAAGGCAATAAAAAGTGATCCCGACTTGAGATTTATTCCGGTCATGCTGCTTACATCGCTTTCCGATCCTGAAGATGTGATCAAAGGTCTTCAAGCAGGAGCCGATAACTTCCTCACGAAACCCTACGAAGATACTTTCCTTATTTCATGTATTCAAAATATATTCGCTAATCAGGAACTGCGAAAAGACCTATCTTCTGGTTCAGAGATTGAAATTATGTTTGCAGGTCAGAAATATTTCATCAACTCCGACAGGATGCAAATTATTGACCTACTGCTTTCAACCTACGAAAATGCCGTTCAGAAAAACAATGAGCTTCATAAAGCTCACAACGACCTCATGGAGGCACACCGTCAACTTGAGCACAAGAACATTGAACTCGAAAAAGTAAACCAGGAAAAAACCCATTTTCTCAGTGTTGCCGCCCACGATCTTCGCAATCCCCTTACAATTATTTACACCACCGCTGATCTTATCACAGAAGAACTAAAAGAAAAGACAAGCGAGGAAACGATAGAATTCCTTGAGATGATCAAGCAATCCAGCAAATTTATGCGAGACCTTTTAGAGGAATTGTTGGATGTCAGTGTTATTGATTCAGGAAAACTCTCGATTTATCTTGAGCCGGTAGATATCATGGAACTCATTCGGAATAACGTGTCATTAAATCGTGTCATAGCAGGACGGAAACAAATCACTGTTGAGTTTAATCCTATGAAGGACTTGCCGATTTTTCAACTGGATCGCAAAAAAATCGAGCAAGTATTTAACAATCTTATTTCAAATGCAATCAAGTACTCATACCCACAATCACGAGTCACAATTGATGCAAAGTGCGAGAATGGAAACCTTGTGATTTCTGTCCACGATACAGGCCAGGGAATCCCACCGGCTGAAATGGATAAGCTCTTTAAGCCATTTCCAAGACTCAGCGTAAAAACTACTTCAGGCGAATCCAGCACTGGTCTGGGACTCGTCATTGTTCGTAAAATCATCGAAGCGCATAATGGAAAAGTCTGGGCTGAAAGCCAGCTTCAAGTAGGTACGACTTTCAACATCTCCATTCCAATGCCATAA